A part of Haliotis asinina isolate JCU_RB_2024 chromosome 10, JCU_Hal_asi_v2, whole genome shotgun sequence genomic DNA contains:
- the LOC137297704 gene encoding uncharacterized protein: MGQNASMEGNPLMSANTRDEQVTVRSITEDTTSGKENKIDEEGQDSSTDSDMKNNSVRAAIDSLIESCLGVKSDESETEDSKKDSEEKASPPQTAATQDGGSQPVDVVFSFMKDRIVDMIKSDTTEEVTNQIPSIDMAVSCKPDSKQMTSEKSQTSSRPSLYESLKRDDNLPKNTVRLQTLIDKVLDNSLGEDMNTSLPDMSHKSPVSMKSLAQNAPVTESAMIVSAPSSTNTSVVSSVREKKRSPEMENLQNNMVCLMDHIERVLEKSFVNEDQSTTSPEPAVAVTAPKETTSTSSGSITQGKPVTSVSGNGGLDGTISVQDIVDRVISQTEVISKLLSPGSSDEALAENHGTASDNKKGYPHERSRDNERPHHRSPVPGASKSPSRYSDAGSNSHSDGHSEAHRNWSQKHQQDSHHGQHSKHMPVEKVKDPKQYEPAGYSVSKYATMAKQNEAMMARFSPRALAPYLNGAIPRQGMLPKAQMYMLRGHPMYMPPRAFPPPLMRADGVLASDNDTSSFSHMPSKNCRCVSCRTFFQYEEKSAKQSKPSASSASPMMSMPMSQAEPSFYQNHLQVPVQPPHTQGTMVKQDMARMQATSPSKFPNTSAVHMANMIQYPVQPIKPLPYPATLSHGVQMVGDGYNPEMAKSDRRQDRGSSHARQDIYHHNEGGPYPCKDFPRNTENIQQPGRHGQPSGASIGSRQDVVHPHKPNVSLPHPGRGDRYASPQAPVLDLTVKIPESVPIAQPGPDIVDNDQPLDLSKKPSNPVSVPRDIHREGGASVHGQGDYSGRGNHHLLHLESSVDKLFQQAHCGYPRKDMMPMDRGGGDTPGNAIMAPTGTVSGMMMSPGGHRPQLHPIPAPTFSTAPSTKSALSPVRPSNQVSISHAQGPAPYPSITQEKLSPKTSTSLTYLSQTSTHQFRESPQPLASPQGSEKGDLSQRKGSVSRHEPIQSIIGNHPPNDILYLICRLCRQTYGSPYGFRKHFRNQHGFEPRAEHTIVQTISATKSALQSPYVLTPQDHQGEPLIPTGRSSAPPERDIVSTPGSDFYRGKKESLSPLDSRGISPSQPAQQEWNNSKARTYRRASDGRPKSSLREDCEDTKYLQCQQCNQTFQLNDFGSYKRHCRQHNQARPPGPFIGTESQMSDSSAGLEQNDKHLGRVGLCRFCGCQFSALALEEHVKSVHYKEMYSNGQSSQAKKPHSSSISNPTSPEGHTQRSRMDSGVGKSIPEFHKFLSEPVPNPNLEVQRLPADQITVSASPDSSSDKPSQSDYTHPTSTTSQATCPHDSSVDSRPKQDQPSNDKNNDSNCVDSKAKELMYLHVEDDKDSGFSGERCSSSESRSLSIESTQDGAPLASPAEGDELQTNFYRHKKFGSHRKRKESCENPESESKVPKLDQSSGANSKEKGLCAQSSKDEKRDTPVSADNSGKSPDKEVVSETPKKTGAKQEARHQLPFVWDRVTRIQAGKNIKPPNYMT, translated from the coding sequence ATGGGACAGAACGCCTCAATGGAAGGAAATCCATTAATGAGTGCAAATACCAGAGACGAACAAGTAACCGTGAGAAGCATTACAGAGGATACTACCAGTGGAAAGGAAAATAAAATTGATGAAGAAGGACAGGATTCCTCAACAGACTCTGACATGAAGAACAATTCAGTTCGGGCTGCTATCGACTCTCTCATAGAATCATGCCTGGGAGTCAAGTCGGATGAGTCTGAGACAGAAGACTCAAAAAAAGATTCTGAGGAAAAAGCCAGTCCACCTCAAACAGCTGCGACACAAGACGGAGGAAGCCAGCCTGTTGATGTTGTGTTCAGTTTCATGAAGGATCGTATTGTGGATATGATAAAGAGTGACACCACTGAAGAAGTGACAAATCAGATACCCAGCATTGACATGGCTGTCAGTTGCAAACCTGACTCTAAGCAAATGACCAGTGAGAAGAGCCAGACCTCTTCTAGACCAAGCTTGTACGAGTCTCTCAAGAGGGATGACAATCTTCCTAAAAACACAGTGAGACTGCAGACTTTGATTGACAAAGTGTTAGATAATTCACTGGGGGAGGACATGAACACTTCTCTCCCAGATATGAGCCACAAAAGTCCAGTTTCCATGAAATCCCTTGCTCAAAATGCACCTGTTACTGAGTCAGCCATGATAGTGTCAGCTCCATCATCCACGAACACATCAGTGGTGTCCAGTGTGAGAGAGAAGAAAAGAAGTCCTGAAATGGAAAACTTGCAAAACAATATGGTTTGTCTTATGGATCACATTGAACGAGTTCTGGAAAAGAGTTTTGTCAACGAAGATCAGAGCACTACTAGCCCTGAACCAGCTGTAGCAGTAACTGCTCCTAAAGAAACAACGAGCACAAGTAGTGGTTCAATAACTCAGGGCAAACCTGTTACAAGTGTATCTGGTAATGGTGGCTTAGATGGGACAATTAGTGTGCAGGACATTGTTGACCGAGTCATTAGTCAAACTGAGGTGATCAGTAAACTGTTGTCCCCAGGCAGTTCAGATGAGGCTCTAGCAGAAAATCATGGTACTGCTTCTGACAATAAGAAAGGCTATCCCCATGAGCGTTCTCGGGATAATGAGCGTCCACATCATCGATCACCTGTGCCTGGTGCTAGCAAATCCCCTTCCAGGTATTCTGATGCAGGATCCAACTCTCACTCTGATGGACATTCTGAAGCACATAGAAACTGGTCTCAGAAACATCAACAAGACAGTCACCATGGGCAACACTCAAAACATATGCCTGTGGAAAAGGTTAAGGACCCAAAGCAGTATGAACCTGCTGGATATTCTGTCAGTAAATATGCGACAATGGCAAAGCAAAATGAAGCAATGATGGCCCGTTTCAGCCCAAGAGCTTTAGCTCCATACCTAAATGGTGCAATCCCTCGTCAGGGGATGCTACCAAAAGCTCAGATGTACATGTTGCGTGGACACCCAATGTACATGCCGCCAAGGGCTTTTCCTCCTCCTCTGATGAGGGCTGATGGTGTTTTAGCTTCGGATAATGACACCtcctctttttctcatatgcCTAGTAAAAACTGTCGATGTGTAAGTTGCCGAACATTCTTCCAATACGAAGAAAAGTCTGCAAAACAAAGCAAGCCGTCAGCCAGCAGTGCATCCCCGATGATGAGTATGCCAATGTCACAGGCCGAACCGTCTTTTTATCAGAATCACCTCCAAGTGCCAGTTCAACCCCCACATACTCAAGGTACGATGGTGAAGCAAGATATGGCAAGGATGCAAGCAACATCCCCAAGCAAATTTCCCAACACAAGTGCAGTTCACATGGCTAATATGATTCAGTATCCAGTTCAGCCAATTAAACCCTTGCCATACCCTGCTACTTTAAGTCATGGAGTACAGATGGTAGGTGATGGCTACAATCCAGAAATGGCCAAGTCTGACAGAAGACAAGACAGAGGCAGCTCTCATGCAAGGCAAGACATTTATCATCACAACGAAGGAGGCCCATACCCTTGCAAAGATTTCCCAAGAAACACTGAAAACATTCAGCAGCCAGGTAGACATGGCCAGCCCTCTGGTGCCAGTATTGGAAGTAGGCAGGATGTTGTGCATCCCCACAAACCGAATGTCTCTCTTCCACATCCAGGAAGAGGGGACAGGTATGCCTCTCCCCAGGCACCAGTTCTTGATCTCACAGTTAAAATACCAGagagtgttcctattgctcagcCGGGACCAGATATAGTGGATAATGATCAGCCCCTTGATTTATCCAAAAAGCCTTCCAATCCTGTTAGTGTGCCTAGAGACATTCATAGAGAAGGTGGTGCAAGTGTCCATGGTCAAGGAGACTACAGTGGTCGTGGTAACCACCACCTGCTGCATCTGGAGAGTAGTGTAGACAAGCTCTTCCAGCAGGCACATTGCGGCTACCCCCGGAAAGACATGATGCCAATGGACAGAGGAGGTGGTGATACTCCTGGCAACGCTATCATGGCACCAACAGGTACAGTTTCAGGTATGATGATGTCACCCGGTGGGCACAGACCTCAGCTTCATCCTATTCCAGCACCAACATTCTCGACAGCTCCTTCTACAAAGTCAGCCCTTTCACCAGTCAGACCATCAAATCAGGTTTCCATTTCACATGCTCAAGGTCCAGCTCCATACCCTTCAATAACTCAGGAAAAGTTATCACCTAAAACCTCAACATCACTTACGTATCTGTCTCAGACTTCTACTCATCAGTTCAGGGAATCGCCCCAACCTCTAGCATCTCCACAAGGATCAGAAAAAGGGGACCTATCTCAGAGGAAAGGCAGCGTGTCTAGGCATGAGCCCATTCAAAGTATCATTGGAAACCATCCTCCAAATGATATCCTGTATCTCATTTGTCGACTTTGTAGACAGACTTATGGCAGTCCTTATGGGTTTCGAAAACACTTTAGAAATCAACATGGTTTTGAGCCAAGAGCTGAACATACAATTGTCCAAACAATCTCTGCAACTAAATCAGCACTGCAGAGTCCTTACGTGTTGACACCTCAAGATCATCAAGGAGAGCCCTTGATCCCGACTGGACGAAGCTCAGCACCACCTGAAAGGGATATTGTTTCTACGCCAGGTTCTGATTTCTACAGGGGCAAGAAGGAGAGCTTGTCTCCTCTGGATTCAAGGGGTATCTCCCCAAGTCAGCCTGCCCAGCAAGAATGGAACAACAGCAAAGCCAGGACATATAGACGTGCTAGCGATGGTCGTCCAAAAAGTTCCCTTCGTGAAGACTGTGAGGATACCAAGTATCTTCAATGTCAACAGTGTAATCAAACATTTCAGCTCAATGATTTTGGGTCATACAAGCGTCATTGTCGTCAGCACAACCAGGCAAGGCCACCAGGGCCATTCATTGGCACTGAAAGTCAAATGAGTGACTCTTCTGCTGGACTGGAACAGAATGATAAGCACCTTGGAAGAGTGGGATTGTGTAGGTTTTGTGGTTGCCAGTTCTCTGCATTAGCCCTTGAAGAACATGTCAAGTCAGTTCATTATAAAGAAATGTATTCAAATGGACAGTCCTCCCAAGCCAAGAAGCCTCACTCTAGCAGTATTTCAAATCCTACCTCTCCAGAAGGTCACACACAACGGTCAAGGATGGATTCTGGTGTTGGCAAATCTATCCCTGAGTTTCACAAATTCCTCTCGGAACCAGTTCCCAATCCAAATCTGGAGGTTCAACGCTTACCAGCAGATCAAATAACTGTTAGTGCTAGTCCTGATAGCAGTAGTGACAAGCCGTCTCAATCGGACTACACTCATCCTACATCTACCACTTCTCAGGCCACCTGTCCTCATGACTCTAGTGTAGATTCTAGGCCCAAACAGGACCAGCCTAGCAATGATAAAAACAACGATTCAAATTGTGTTGATTCCAAAGCTAAGGAGTTGATGTATCTCCATGTGGAAGACGATAAGGATTCTGGCTTTTCGGGAGAAAGGTGTTCATCATCCGAGTCAAGATCGCTTTCAATAGAAAGCACCCAAGATGGAGCACCTTTGGCATCACCTGCAGAAGGTGATGAACTGCAGACCAATttttacagacataaaaaattTGGAAGTCATCGCAAGAGAAAAGAATCTTGTGAAAATCCAGAGTCAGAGTCCAAAGTTCCAAAATTGGACCAATCTTCTGGTGCTAATTCAAAAGAAAAAGGTCTTTGTGCTCAATCTAGTAAGGACGAAAAGAGAGATACTCCTGTGTCAGCAGACAATAGTGGCAAAAGTCCAGACAAGGAGGTTGTGTCAGAAACTCCGAAGAAGACGGGAGCTAAGCAGGAGGCTCGTCACCAGTTGCCTTTTGTCTGGGATAGGGTGACTCGAATCCAGGCAGGGAAGAACATTAAACCACCGAATTATATGACGTAG